The following are encoded together in the Lactuca sativa cultivar Salinas chromosome 1, Lsat_Salinas_v11, whole genome shotgun sequence genome:
- the LOC111885967 gene encoding uncharacterized protein LOC111885967 has protein sequence MGLSSDAHSHYKTHKLFLISNYILLGAASSCIFLTLSLRLFPSVSGGLLVLLHIITIAGAISGCNAVSAGSNKWYAAHMVATVLTAIFQGSVSVLIFTTTSNFLAALKSYVREDDAAVILKMAGGLCVLMFCLEWLVLTLAFFLRYYAFVEGSRTGGKVQAEENSKPVWSPPFQV, from the coding sequence ATGGGTCTCTCAAGCGACGCTCACTCACACTACAAGACCCACAAACTCTTTCTCATCAGCAATTACATCTTACTGGGGGCAGCCTCCAGTTGCATCTTCCTCACACTCTCCCTCCGCCTTTTCCCCTCCGTCTCCGGCGGACTGCTTGTCCTCCTCCATATCATCACCATCGCCGGAGCCATCTCAGGCTGCAACGCGGTGTCTGCCGGGTCAAACAAGTGGTATGCAGCCCACATGGTGGCCACTGTCCTCACCGCGATTTTCCAGGGATCTGTATCTGTTCTGATTTTCACGACGACTTCGAATTTCTTGGCGGCGTTGAAATCGTATGTGAGGGAGGATGATGCGGCGGTGATATTGAAGATGGCCGGTGGGCTCTGTGTTTTGATGTTCTGTTTGGAATGGTTGGTTTTGACTCTTGCTTTCTTCTTGAGGTATTATGCTTTTGTTGAAGGCAGCCGGACCGGCGGGAAGGTACAGGCGGAGGAGAACTCTAAGCCGGTGTGGTCACCACCCTTCCAAGTTTAG